The Gordonia sp. KTR9 genome contains a region encoding:
- a CDS encoding WS/DGAT/MGAT family O-acyltransferase yields the protein MPYMPVTSSMFLLAETREQPMHVGGLQLFVPREGQSSSELAEEIIEAFCGCTEIHPLFRKRPASPVTILGNVAWSYDDEIDFDYHVRRAVLPRPGRVLELLRYVSLNHGALLDRFRPMWEIHVIEGLADGRVALYSKIHHSVVDGVSALRLLQRTLSEDPGDRSGTAPWDPALAERRRPRPAPSLRGRVSGLANVAGQIAGLGPAAAKVAVAGLRDPDFVAPLGRAPRTILDVAIGSARRFASQQWELDRLRAVADARSITLNDVIVAMCSGALRSYLIDQDALPDAPLIAAVPVSMHTDGDDDGNAVTAILVSLATDEPDAERRLDKLVDSARHSKSVVRGLRPLQALALGAANFAPLAFATVPGFVQYVPPQFNIIISNVPGPTKHLYWNGARLDGVYPVSIPTQGLALNITVTSTADHINFGLIGARAQLPSLQRLLTHLDTALEELEKVAHTR from the coding sequence ATGCCGTACATGCCGGTCACCTCGTCGATGTTCCTGTTGGCCGAGACACGTGAGCAACCCATGCACGTCGGGGGACTCCAGCTGTTCGTGCCACGCGAGGGCCAGTCGTCCAGCGAGCTCGCCGAGGAGATCATCGAGGCGTTCTGCGGCTGCACCGAGATCCATCCGCTCTTCCGCAAACGCCCGGCCTCGCCGGTGACGATACTCGGCAACGTCGCGTGGTCCTACGACGACGAGATCGACTTCGACTACCACGTGCGTCGTGCGGTCCTCCCCCGCCCGGGCCGCGTGCTCGAGCTGTTGCGCTACGTCTCACTCAACCACGGGGCACTGCTGGATCGGTTCCGCCCGATGTGGGAGATCCATGTCATCGAGGGCCTCGCGGACGGGCGGGTGGCGCTCTACAGCAAGATCCACCACTCGGTGGTCGACGGCGTCTCCGCCCTGCGACTCCTGCAGCGCACGCTCTCCGAGGACCCCGGCGACCGGTCGGGCACCGCACCGTGGGACCCGGCGCTCGCCGAACGTCGCCGTCCCCGTCCTGCGCCGAGTCTGCGCGGCCGGGTGTCGGGATTGGCGAACGTGGCCGGCCAGATCGCCGGCCTCGGACCGGCCGCGGCCAAGGTGGCCGTCGCCGGTCTGCGCGATCCGGACTTCGTGGCGCCCCTCGGACGAGCACCGCGCACCATCCTCGACGTCGCCATCGGCAGCGCCCGCCGGTTCGCCTCCCAACAGTGGGAACTCGACCGTCTCCGTGCGGTGGCAGACGCCCGGAGCATCACCCTCAACGACGTCATCGTCGCGATGTGTTCGGGCGCGCTGCGGTCGTACCTCATCGACCAGGACGCGTTGCCCGACGCGCCGCTGATCGCCGCGGTACCGGTGTCGATGCACACCGACGGCGACGACGACGGCAATGCGGTGACCGCGATCCTGGTGAGCCTGGCAACCGACGAACCCGATGCCGAACGCCGGCTCGACAAGCTCGTGGATTCGGCGCGGCACAGCAAGTCCGTGGTCCGCGGTCTGCGACCGTTGCAGGCCCTCGCCCTCGGCGCGGCCAACTTCGCGCCCCTGGCCTTCGCCACCGTCCCCGGCTTCGTGCAGTACGTCCCGCCGCAGTTCAACATCATCATCAGCAATGTGCCTGGCCCGACAAAGCACCTCTACTGGAACGGCGCCCGACTCGACGGTGTGTATCCCGTCTCAATCCCGACGCAGGGACTGGCGCTCAACATCACCGTGACCAGCACCGCCGATCACATCAACTTCGGCCTGATCGGTGCTCGCGCCCAGCTCCCGAGCCTCCAACGGCTGCTCACACACCTCGACACCGCGCTCGAGGAGCTCGAGAAGGTCGCGCACACGCGGTGA
- a CDS encoding (Fe-S)-binding protein yields MTTTTIAIGTTAAVISLFCWYLFLGGVVRIYRTIKLGHKVDSSRFWPILPRMMTMLKEFIVHTRMVKFRTVGWAHWLVMVGFLGGFLLWFEAYGQSINPEFHWPVFGDTFAWHLWDELLGIATVVGIIVLIVIRQLNHPRVPERLSRFGGSRFGPAYFVEGVVLLEGLGMILVKASKIATYGHANVYSDFFTMQVAKILPASPTLVSIFAVIKLMSGMVWLAMVGMNISWGVAWHRFSAFFNIYFKREQDGGVALGAAKPMMSQGKVLDMETADPDVDAFGAGKIEDFSWKGWLDFTTCTECGRCQSQCPAWNTGKPLSPKLLIMSLRDHGNAKAPYLLAGGRKDMGGDEVGLVDADGNVDEDKLNAIPEAARAEAARKLVGESKGDLGGGQVVEAVEGEFDPEALGAVIDTETLWSCTTCGACVEQCPVDIEHVDHILDMRRYQVLIESDFPTELAGMFKNLENKGNPWGQNASARTAWIDEMDIEIPVFGKDVESFEGFEYLFWVGCAGAYEDRAKKTTKAVAELLDMAAVNFMVLGEGETCTGDSARRAGNEFLFQMLAQQNIEMLGEVFATAPDQRKKVVVTCAHCFNALGNEYPQLGAKYEVVHHTQLLNRLVRDKRLVPVAPLGEGVTYHDPCYLGRHNKVYDAPRELMGAAGSTLTEMPRHGERSMCCGAGGARMWMEEQIGKRINLDRVDEALDTLGDTTGDQVKKVATGCPFCRVMLTDGVTARTSGTESEGKVEVVDVAQLLLESVKRDRTEVKLGGRFLGPRPTVAEPEPEPEPEKVPAAATASASATTEAAPKPKVGLGMKGGKKPGATAKTAAPEAPAEKAPAEKKPASKGFGMKGGKKPGAAASSAAPATDSAPAEAPAEAPAEKKPAAKGFGMKGGAKRPGAAGKPAGGTAQPVPAETESSEAVKEEVAEAATETAAEKKPASKGFGMGKAKRPGQKTTNAAAPAAGVTAPAESKVDESESAPDAAPTVDTESATAGTATTETATAETSVAAATEEKPGKAKGFGMSAGKKRPGGIGKSAAKPAATAAAAEAAPTPTEAEPAPATEAVDAPAEKTAEAPEPEAPQGGSAAALTEEKPAKAKGFGMAAGKKRPGGASKAAPAAAAPAPEAAPEPAPEAAPEPEQAPEPDAAQTDETPVEETPATEAPDASSNGSSAARTVAEAGASKAKGFGIAAGKKRPGHK; encoded by the coding sequence GTGACTACCACGACGATTGCCATCGGCACGACAGCCGCGGTGATCAGCCTGTTCTGCTGGTACCTGTTCCTCGGCGGCGTGGTGCGGATCTACCGCACCATCAAGCTCGGACACAAGGTCGACAGTTCCCGCTTCTGGCCCATCCTGCCGCGCATGATGACGATGCTCAAAGAGTTCATCGTCCACACGCGAATGGTGAAGTTCCGCACCGTCGGCTGGGCGCACTGGCTCGTGATGGTCGGCTTCCTCGGCGGCTTCCTGCTGTGGTTCGAGGCCTATGGCCAGTCCATCAACCCCGAGTTCCACTGGCCGGTCTTCGGTGACACGTTCGCGTGGCACCTGTGGGACGAGCTCCTCGGCATCGCGACCGTGGTCGGCATCATCGTCCTCATCGTCATCCGGCAGCTGAACCACCCACGCGTCCCGGAACGGCTGTCCCGCTTCGGCGGTTCGCGCTTCGGTCCGGCGTACTTCGTCGAGGGCGTCGTGCTGCTCGAGGGTCTGGGCATGATCCTGGTGAAGGCGTCGAAGATCGCGACCTACGGTCACGCGAACGTCTACTCCGACTTCTTCACCATGCAGGTGGCGAAGATCCTGCCGGCCTCCCCGACGCTGGTGTCGATCTTCGCCGTCATCAAGCTGATGAGCGGAATGGTGTGGCTGGCCATGGTCGGCATGAACATCAGCTGGGGCGTTGCCTGGCACCGCTTCTCGGCCTTCTTCAACATCTACTTCAAGCGTGAGCAGGACGGCGGCGTCGCCCTCGGTGCCGCCAAGCCGATGATGAGCCAGGGCAAGGTCCTCGACATGGAGACCGCCGACCCCGACGTCGACGCGTTCGGCGCGGGCAAGATCGAGGACTTCTCCTGGAAGGGCTGGCTCGACTTCACCACGTGTACCGAGTGCGGTCGCTGCCAGTCGCAGTGTCCGGCGTGGAACACCGGCAAGCCGCTGAGCCCGAAACTGCTCATCATGTCGCTGCGCGACCACGGCAATGCCAAGGCGCCCTACCTGCTGGCCGGCGGCCGCAAGGACATGGGCGGCGACGAGGTCGGCCTGGTCGACGCCGACGGCAACGTCGACGAGGACAAGCTCAACGCCATCCCCGAGGCGGCGCGCGCCGAGGCCGCCCGCAAGCTGGTCGGCGAGTCGAAGGGCGATCTCGGTGGCGGTCAGGTCGTCGAGGCCGTGGAAGGCGAGTTCGATCCGGAGGCCCTGGGCGCCGTCATCGACACCGAGACCCTGTGGAGCTGCACCACCTGTGGTGCCTGTGTCGAGCAGTGCCCCGTCGACATCGAGCACGTCGACCACATCCTCGACATGCGCCGCTACCAGGTCCTGATCGAGTCGGACTTCCCGACCGAGCTGGCCGGCATGTTCAAGAACCTCGAGAACAAGGGCAACCCGTGGGGCCAGAACGCCTCCGCGCGTACCGCCTGGATCGACGAGATGGACATCGAGATCCCGGTCTTCGGCAAGGACGTCGAGTCGTTCGAGGGCTTCGAGTACCTGTTCTGGGTCGGCTGTGCCGGCGCCTACGAGGACCGCGCGAAGAAGACCACCAAGGCCGTCGCCGAATTGCTCGACATGGCCGCCGTCAACTTCATGGTCCTCGGCGAGGGCGAGACCTGTACCGGTGACTCCGCGCGACGCGCCGGCAACGAATTCCTCTTCCAGATGCTCGCGCAGCAGAACATCGAGATGCTCGGCGAGGTCTTCGCAACCGCGCCGGACCAGCGCAAGAAGGTCGTCGTCACCTGTGCGCACTGCTTCAACGCCCTGGGCAACGAGTACCCGCAGCTGGGCGCGAAGTACGAGGTCGTCCACCACACGCAGCTCCTCAACCGCCTCGTGCGCGACAAGCGGCTCGTCCCCGTGGCACCGCTCGGCGAGGGCGTCACCTACCACGACCCGTGCTACCTGGGCCGTCACAACAAGGTCTACGACGCACCGCGTGAGCTGATGGGCGCCGCGGGCTCGACCCTCACCGAGATGCCGCGTCACGGCGAACGGTCCATGTGCTGTGGTGCCGGTGGTGCCCGCATGTGGATGGAAGAGCAGATCGGCAAGCGGATCAACCTCGACCGGGTCGACGAGGCACTCGACACCCTGGGCGACACGACCGGCGATCAGGTCAAGAAGGTCGCGACCGGCTGCCCGTTCTGCCGCGTGATGCTGACCGACGGTGTGACCGCACGGACCAGCGGCACCGAGTCCGAGGGCAAGGTCGAGGTCGTCGACGTCGCGCAGCTGCTGCTCGAATCGGTCAAGCGCGACCGGACCGAGGTCAAGCTCGGCGGCCGGTTCCTCGGACCGCGTCCGACCGTCGCGGAGCCGGAGCCCGAACCCGAGCCCGAGAAGGTTCCCGCCGCGGCGACCGCATCTGCCTCGGCGACCACCGAGGCGGCGCCGAAGCCGAAGGTCGGCCTGGGCATGAAGGGCGGCAAGAAGCCGGGTGCGACGGCCAAGACCGCAGCGCCGGAAGCCCCCGCCGAGAAGGCGCCTGCCGAGAAGAAGCCGGCCTCCAAGGGCTTCGGGATGAAGGGCGGCAAGAAGCCCGGCGCCGCGGCATCGTCCGCCGCTCCGGCCACGGATTCCGCACCCGCGGAGGCTCCTGCCGAGGCACCCGCCGAGAAGAAGCCCGCCGCCAAGGGCTTCGGCATGAAGGGCGGCGCCAAGCGTCCCGGCGCGGCCGGCAAGCCCGCCGGGGGGACCGCGCAGCCGGTGCCTGCCGAGACCGAGTCGTCGGAAGCGGTCAAGGAGGAGGTCGCCGAGGCCGCCACCGAGACCGCGGCCGAGAAGAAGCCCGCATCGAAGGGCTTCGGTATGGGCAAGGCGAAGCGGCCGGGTCAGAAGACCACCAACGCGGCAGCTCCGGCGGCCGGGGTGACCGCTCCCGCCGAGAGCAAGGTCGACGAGAGCGAATCGGCACCGGACGCCGCACCGACCGTCGACACCGAATCGGCGACCGCCGGGACTGCGACCACCGAGACTGCGACCGCCGAGACATCTGTCGCTGCCGCAACGGAAGAGAAGCCGGGCAAGGCCAAGGGCTTCGGGATGTCCGCGGGCAAGAAGCGGCCCGGTGGTATCGGGAAGTCCGCAGCCAAGCCGGCTGCGACCGCTGCAGCTGCCGAGGCGGCTCCCACGCCGACCGAGGCGGAGCCGGCACCGGCCACCGAGGCCGTCGACGCCCCGGCCGAAAAGACGGCGGAGGCACCGGAACCCGAGGCACCGCAAGGTGGTTCGGCTGCCGCGCTGACCGAGGAGAAGCCGGCCAAGGCCAAGGGCTTCGGGATGGCAGCGGGCAAGAAGCGTCCGGGCGGCGCGAGCAAGGCCGCCCCGGCGGCAGCCGCGCCGGCACCGGAAGCGGCTCCCGAGCCGGCACCGGAAGCGGCTCCCGAGCCGGAACAGGCACCGGAACCCGACGCCGCGCAGACCGACGAGACCCCGGTCGAGGAGACACCCGCGACCGAGGCACCCGATGCGTCGAGCAACGGCTCGTCCGCGGCTCGTACGGTCGCCGAGGCCGGAGCGTCGAAGGCTAAGGGCTTCGGCATCGCGGCCGGCAAGAAGCGACCCGGCCACAAGTAG
- a CDS encoding pyridoxal phosphate-dependent aminotransferase, protein MSRPHVSHLNQNLKPLEQSLKLQNVCYEIRGPVHAHAQRLEAEGHRILKLNIGNPALFGFEAPDVIMRDMIHALPYAQGYSESAGVLSARRAVVTRYELIPDFPYFDVDDVILGNGVSELITMTMQALLNDGDEVLIPAPDYPLWTAMTSLSGGQPVHYRCDEENGWNPDVADIAAKITDRTKAIVIINPNNPTGAVYSREVLKQLVELARQHSLLILADEIYDKIIYDDAEHVNVASLAPDLLCLTFNGLSKAYRVCGYRAGWVVMTGPKDHARGFIEGMGILASTRLCANVPGQHAIQVALGGYQSIEALVSPGGRLYEQRNVTWEKLNEIPGVSCVKPKGALYAFPRLDPEVYEIHNDELFVQDLLLQEKILVVQGTGFNLDDHNHFRIVTLPWSRDLTEAVERIGNFLSSYRQ, encoded by the coding sequence GTGAGTAGGCCCCATGTTTCGCACCTCAACCAGAACCTCAAGCCGCTCGAGCAGTCGCTCAAGTTGCAGAACGTGTGCTACGAGATCCGCGGTCCCGTCCACGCGCACGCGCAGCGCCTCGAGGCAGAAGGCCACCGGATCCTCAAGCTGAACATCGGCAACCCGGCGTTGTTCGGTTTCGAGGCCCCCGACGTGATCATGCGCGACATGATCCACGCCCTCCCCTACGCACAGGGCTACTCCGAGTCCGCCGGTGTCCTCTCGGCGCGTCGTGCCGTCGTGACCCGCTACGAGCTCATCCCCGACTTCCCGTACTTCGACGTCGACGACGTCATCCTGGGCAACGGTGTCTCCGAGCTCATCACCATGACGATGCAGGCGCTGCTGAACGACGGCGACGAGGTCCTGATCCCCGCGCCCGACTACCCGCTCTGGACCGCGATGACCTCGCTGTCCGGCGGGCAGCCCGTGCATTACCGCTGCGACGAGGAGAACGGGTGGAACCCCGACGTCGCCGACATCGCCGCAAAGATCACCGACCGCACCAAGGCGATCGTCATCATCAACCCGAACAACCCGACCGGCGCGGTCTACTCACGTGAGGTCCTCAAGCAGCTCGTCGAACTCGCACGGCAGCATTCGCTGCTGATTCTGGCCGACGAGATCTACGACAAGATCATCTACGACGACGCCGAGCACGTGAACGTGGCGTCGCTGGCGCCGGATCTGTTGTGCCTCACGTTCAACGGTTTGTCGAAGGCGTACCGCGTCTGCGGTTACCGCGCCGGATGGGTCGTGATGACCGGACCGAAGGACCACGCCCGCGGCTTCATCGAGGGCATGGGCATCCTGGCATCGACGCGTCTGTGCGCCAACGTGCCGGGCCAGCACGCGATCCAGGTGGCGCTCGGCGGATACCAGTCCATCGAGGCCCTGGTCTCCCCCGGCGGCCGGCTGTACGAACAACGCAACGTCACATGGGAGAAGCTCAACGAGATCCCCGGGGTCAGCTGCGTGAAACCCAAGGGCGCGTTGTACGCGTTCCCCCGCCTCGACCCCGAGGTCTACGAGATCCACAACGACGAGCTGTTCGTCCAGGACCTGCTGCTGCAGGAGAAGATCCTCGTGGTCCAGGGCACCGGCTTCAACCTCGACGACCACAACCACTTCCGCATCGTGACCCTGCCGTGGTCGCGGGATCTGACCGAGGCCGTGGAACGTATCGGCAACTTCCTGTCGTCGTATCGGCAGTGA
- a CDS encoding SDR family oxidoreductase, with product MSEKARQQPDWRRGTVTDDGIRLATYELGDSSKPTVLLVHGWPDSHHLWTHVAPRLAEDHHVVAYDCRGFGDSDHPDGDDAYRLSAMADDLFAVLEATSPDEPAHVVAHDWGSVTAWEAVARPGAENRIASFVSISGPNLDQLGTWARNNLSRPTPRRLAQSLAQGGSSAYTAFFQLPVLPKLFFRAAGSERLWREFLYRVEGTPRENATFQPNLREDMISGLRLYRANIRPKLRNPDPRPTSVPVLEVINERDIALRPAIFDDTHLYAHRLWRHRTPTGHWLPLTRPDYVADVARDFIAAQTAGIDPSSPLGRSRVVGPPDRLTGKLVVITGAGSGIGRETAYALAERGCESVLADLDLDSVEETARETKRFGGQATAYRLDVADTAAFAAFAEKVRRTHGVPDIVVNNAGIGLAGGVLAASDEQVDRLLDVNLRGVVTGSREFGRQMVERGVGGHIVNIASAAAFTPSRSLGLYSASKAGVLLFSESLRAELAEHRIGVSAICPGLVDTNIVSSTPIAGLDAETEHSQRDRLDRFYRRRGFTPDRVASEIVAAIEHDKAVVPVTVEAKVGYRIYRFAPWLSRLGARQKVAG from the coding sequence ATGTCCGAAAAGGCACGACAGCAACCGGACTGGCGGCGGGGAACCGTCACCGACGACGGCATCCGGCTGGCCACCTACGAACTGGGCGATTCGTCCAAACCCACCGTGCTGCTGGTGCACGGCTGGCCGGACAGTCACCACCTGTGGACCCACGTCGCGCCCCGACTCGCCGAAGACCACCATGTCGTCGCGTACGACTGTCGCGGCTTCGGAGACAGCGACCATCCCGACGGAGACGACGCCTATCGCCTCAGTGCGATGGCCGACGACCTGTTCGCGGTCCTCGAGGCCACGAGTCCGGACGAGCCGGCGCACGTCGTCGCGCACGACTGGGGTTCGGTGACCGCATGGGAGGCCGTCGCGCGTCCCGGCGCCGAGAACCGTATCGCGTCCTTCGTGTCCATCTCGGGCCCCAACCTCGACCAGCTGGGGACCTGGGCGCGGAACAACCTGTCTCGCCCGACGCCCCGGCGGCTCGCGCAGAGCCTCGCGCAGGGCGGCTCGTCGGCCTACACCGCATTCTTCCAACTGCCGGTCCTGCCGAAGCTCTTCTTCCGCGCGGCCGGGTCCGAACGTCTCTGGCGCGAATTCCTGTACCGGGTCGAGGGCACGCCGCGTGAGAACGCCACCTTCCAGCCGAATCTCCGCGAGGACATGATCTCGGGGCTCCGCCTGTACCGCGCCAACATCCGGCCCAAGCTGCGCAATCCCGACCCCCGGCCCACATCCGTGCCGGTGCTCGAAGTGATCAACGAGCGCGACATCGCTTTGCGCCCGGCCATTTTCGACGACACACACCTCTACGCCCATCGCCTCTGGCGGCACCGCACCCCGACCGGTCACTGGCTCCCGCTGACACGTCCCGACTATGTGGCCGACGTCGCCCGTGACTTCATCGCCGCCCAGACCGCCGGCATCGACCCCTCGTCCCCACTCGGTCGGTCTCGCGTCGTCGGTCCGCCGGATCGGCTGACGGGCAAGCTCGTGGTGATCACCGGCGCAGGCAGCGGAATCGGCCGGGAGACCGCGTACGCGCTGGCCGAACGCGGCTGCGAGTCGGTGCTCGCCGACCTCGACCTCGATTCGGTCGAAGAAACCGCGCGCGAGACGAAACGATTCGGCGGGCAGGCCACGGCCTACCGACTCGACGTCGCCGACACCGCGGCCTTCGCCGCGTTCGCCGAGAAGGTCCGGCGCACCCACGGAGTCCCCGACATCGTGGTCAACAATGCGGGAATCGGCTTGGCCGGCGGGGTGTTGGCCGCCTCCGACGAACAGGTCGACCGTCTCCTCGACGTCAACCTGCGCGGAGTCGTCACCGGCAGTCGTGAATTCGGCCGCCAGATGGTCGAGCGCGGGGTCGGCGGGCACATCGTCAACATCGCGTCGGCCGCGGCGTTCACCCCGTCGCGCAGCCTCGGGCTGTACTCGGCGTCGAAGGCGGGCGTTCTGCTGTTCTCGGAGTCGTTGCGCGCCGAACTCGCCGAGCACCGCATCGGTGTGAGCGCGATCTGCCCCGGACTCGTCGACACCAACATCGTCTCCTCGACACCGATCGCCGGACTCGACGCCGAAACCGAGCACTCACAACGAGATCGGCTGGATCGGTTCTACCGGCGCCGGGGATTCACCCCCGACCGGGTGGCGAGCGAGATCGTCGCGGCCATCGAGCACGACAAGGCGGTGGTGCCGGTGACCGTGGAAGCCAAGGTGGGATACCGGATCTACCGCTTCGCGCCCTGGCTCTCGCGTCTCGGGGCCCGCCAGAAAGTCGCGGGGTGA
- a CDS encoding metal-dependent hydrolase — MTHIDTPAHRDDASADPGPVELHARNVAFDWDDVPLHWIPGHPVASNFISVLNLLLPEGERWFVQTYNEALPLVADDELAARMRGFIGQEAMHAEAHDHVLWEFLDHHGIDPRPYQLQMEWIFRKVLGPLEGGTQEARDKHLVERLWLIAALEHYTAILGDFALNNSWTRLGAHPTMADLFMWHGAEEVEHRAVAHDVAAYFGDGYLRRGRAMFAVLPILLFLVQRGYRFIMRQDTTLSYNYFQKTWHYHRGVRAGALPKMRTIIFSTFSYFRPGFRPEDIGSTAQAVAYLASSPAARNAA; from the coding sequence ATGACGCACATCGACACTCCCGCGCATCGGGACGATGCATCGGCCGATCCGGGGCCCGTCGAGCTGCACGCCCGCAATGTGGCGTTCGACTGGGACGACGTCCCGCTCCACTGGATTCCGGGTCACCCGGTCGCGTCGAACTTCATCAGCGTGCTCAACCTCCTTCTGCCCGAGGGTGAGCGCTGGTTCGTGCAGACCTACAACGAGGCCCTGCCCCTGGTCGCCGACGACGAACTCGCCGCCCGGATGCGAGGGTTCATCGGTCAGGAGGCGATGCACGCCGAGGCGCACGATCATGTCCTGTGGGAGTTCCTCGATCACCACGGCATCGACCCACGGCCCTACCAGTTGCAGATGGAGTGGATCTTCCGCAAGGTCCTCGGCCCCTTGGAGGGTGGCACCCAGGAAGCCCGCGACAAGCACCTCGTCGAACGTCTCTGGCTCATCGCGGCTTTGGAGCACTACACCGCCATCCTCGGGGACTTCGCGCTGAACAACTCCTGGACCCGGCTCGGCGCGCATCCGACGATGGCCGACCTCTTCATGTGGCACGGCGCCGAAGAGGTGGAGCACCGCGCCGTGGCCCACGACGTCGCCGCGTACTTCGGCGACGGATATCTGCGGCGCGGTCGCGCGATGTTCGCGGTGCTGCCGATCCTGCTGTTCCTCGTGCAGCGCGGCTACCGCTTCATCATGAGACAGGACACGACGCTGTCGTACAACTACTTCCAGAAGACCTGGCACTACCACCGGGGTGTGCGGGCAGGTGCGTTGCCGAAGATGCGCACGATCATCTTCTCCACCTTCAGTTACTTCCGACCGGGTTTCCGGCCCGAGGACATCGGGAGCACCGCGCAGGCCGTCGCCTACCTCGCGAGTTCCCCGGCCGCCCGCAACGCGGCCTGA
- a CDS encoding PDR/VanB family oxidoreductase codes for MNQRAHPHSTTLTAPPPHLHGRWRHDPVITLGTMVFRAWWPMWRPVSPLQPGPPNNGITQVRIVDREVVAQDENVIALTVVAAEGGRLPAWHAGAHIDVLLPSGRMREYSLCGDTADREHYRIAVRRIPDGGGGSIEIHDTLSVGDVISIKGPRNAFPLAVPGHGSPARRLRFIAAGIGITPILPMLATAERFGLDWSMIYTGRSADSIPFLDEVARFGDRITIRTDDEDGLPTMDELVGPVDDSRADLAVYCCGPVPMLEGLRRHLADRPDIELHYERFSPPPVENGTEFTVTLASTGQKIPVAADESALAAIRRVVPSVPYSCRQGFCGTCKVRTLSGEIDHRDNILTEPEREAGTMLTCVSRSPGGNLTLDL; via the coding sequence ATGAACCAACGCGCACACCCACATTCGACGACGCTCACGGCGCCCCCGCCGCACCTGCACGGCCGGTGGCGGCACGACCCGGTCATCACGCTCGGCACGATGGTGTTCCGGGCGTGGTGGCCGATGTGGCGGCCCGTGTCACCCCTGCAGCCCGGCCCGCCCAACAACGGCATCACGCAGGTGCGGATCGTCGACCGGGAGGTCGTCGCGCAGGACGAGAACGTCATCGCCCTCACGGTCGTGGCGGCCGAGGGCGGGCGCCTGCCGGCGTGGCATGCCGGCGCCCACATCGATGTGCTGCTCCCCTCGGGCCGCATGCGTGAGTACTCGCTGTGCGGCGACACGGCCGACCGGGAGCACTACCGGATCGCCGTCCGCCGCATCCCCGACGGGGGCGGCGGATCCATCGAGATCCACGACACCCTCTCCGTCGGCGACGTCATCTCGATCAAGGGTCCGCGCAACGCGTTTCCGCTCGCCGTCCCCGGTCACGGCTCACCGGCACGCAGGCTCCGGTTCATCGCCGCCGGTATCGGGATCACCCCGATCCTGCCGATGCTGGCCACCGCCGAACGATTCGGTCTGGACTGGTCGATGATCTACACCGGCCGCAGCGCCGACTCCATCCCCTTCCTCGACGAGGTCGCCCGGTTCGGGGATCGGATCACCATCCGAACCGACGACGAAGACGGCCTGCCCACCATGGACGAGCTGGTGGGCCCCGTCGACGACAGTCGTGCCGACCTCGCCGTGTACTGCTGCGGGCCCGTTCCGATGCTCGAGGGACTGCGGCGACATCTCGCCGACCGCCCCGACATCGAACTGCACTACGAGCGCTTCAGCCCGCCACCGGTGGAGAACGGGACCGAGTTCACGGTGACCTTGGCCTCGACCGGCCAGAAGATCCCGGTCGCCGCAGACGAATCCGCGCTCGCCGCGATCCGCCGGGTGGTGCCGTCGGTGCCGTACTCGTGCCGGCAGGGGTTCTGCGGTACCTGCAAGGTCAGGACGTTGTCCGGCGAGATCGACCACCGCGACAACATCCTGACCGAGCCCGAGCGCGAGGCCGGAACCATGCTCACCTGCGTCTCACGCAGTCCCGGCGGGAACCTCACCCTCGATCTCTGA